Part of the Pseudomonadota bacterium genome, CGTGCGCCCAGATAACGGGCTCGCTTAACTCCTGGGCATAGCGCTGCATGGTGTAGAGGGTCTCGCTGCGGTGTTCGTGTGCATAGAGGATAGATCGTTTAACGAGACGTGCGAATCTCTCCCTTACCTCTATCGGCAGCTCCCGCGAGGCGACGATACATCCAAGGGGGAGCGGCACCTGGAACTCACTCTCCCATAGTTGCCCTAGATCACTTATCAGAGTGAGCCCCTGTTGCGCGTAGGTAAAGCGCCCCTCATGAATTACAACACCATAGTCGGCGCTACCGTTTTCCAGCGCCGGCATAATCTCTGAAAAAACTACGTTCTCGATCCGAGTCGCAGCTGGATAGAGATGCCGAAACAGTAATCCTGCTGTGGTTAATGCCCCAGGGCAAAGCACCCTAGCGTTAGCATCGAGGGGGGGCGCATCGCTGCGTGCTAGTAGTAGCGGGCCAACCCCGAAGCCTAGCGCGGCCCCTGCGGGGCAGATCTCATAACGATCGAGTATCCTGGCGGCTGCGTAACAGCTCGCCTTAGAGAGCTCTAGAGTACCGCTATCTAGCCTCTGATTGAGCTCCTGAACATCGAGCAGCTCAATCTCTAACTGCATACCCTCCATATCGATCGCGCGCTCAAGGATGGCATGGAACATGAATGTATCGTTCGGGCAGGTTGAGATTCCTAACTTGTATTTCACACCGTGCTCCAATTATCTTGTCTGGACTACTCCCCCAAACCAAAGAGCCGTTCAGCCCAGCTACGAAATATCTGAACGAGCCCACCCTCTTCGCGCTGAGGATCTAGTCTTCCCATACTAAAGCTAGACTTAATCTCAAGGTGCGGCAGGGCCTCCCGTACCGTTGACTCAAGATCCTTCTGAGTTCGTAACAATTCGGATGAGGCGATAATTCTAATGATAATTGATAGATCCTCCTTCGAGAAGACCCTACTAATGCCCCCAGGCACAACACGAGCTCCCCTGAGCATACCGAGCAAGCCACGCTCGCCGCAACTGAGGTATGCA contains:
- a CDS encoding 1,4-dihydroxy-6-naphthoate synthase, with amino-acid sequence MKYKLGISTCPNDTFMFHAILERAIDMEGMQLEIELLDVQELNQRLDSGTLELSKASCYAAARILDRYEICPAGAALGFGVGPLLLARSDAPPLDANARVLCPGALTTAGLLFRHLYPAATRIENVVFSEIMPALENGSADYGVVIHEGRFTYAQQGLTLISDLGQLWESEFQVPLPLGCIVASRELPIEVRERFARLVKRSILYAHEHRSETLYTMQRYAQELSEPVIWAHVDLYVNEWSLDLGDDGRRALDVFMALAQGDRYPVQP